The following are encoded in a window of Deinococcus arcticus genomic DNA:
- a CDS encoding MBL fold metallo-hydrolase: MSDTDSTAPSALPRREALRLLGAAGAVLAAAPLAHAQTAPATPATPAAPAAPAMPMNGNGFYRQKIGDMTLTVLSDGTAPLAAVLPTWGANPDRQGEFAATLAEYSVAATNTVNHFNPVVLDMGAQRVLVDTGRGGANGQLVANLRRAGIDPASITTVFITHGHGDHIGGLTTNGAPTFANAQHVMGEAEYRFWASQASPSASVQANLIALKDRFRLIQAGQEIVPGVTSVATPGHTAGHLSVLAGSGANGVMVLGDAAGHFLLSLKHQGAYIGFDTDGAQAARTRQVIFDRIATEKLWVTGYHFPFHAIGHLRRLNARSYEYEPTVWNWS, encoded by the coding sequence ATGTCCGATACCGATTCCACCGCACCCAGCGCCCTGCCCCGCCGCGAAGCCCTGCGCCTCCTGGGGGCGGCCGGCGCGGTGCTGGCCGCTGCGCCGCTGGCCCATGCCCAGACGGCCCCCGCCACGCCCGCCACCCCGGCGGCCCCCGCCGCTCCCGCCATGCCCATGAACGGCAACGGCTTTTACCGCCAGAAGATTGGCGACATGACGCTGACGGTGCTGAGTGACGGCACCGCGCCGCTGGCCGCCGTGCTGCCCACCTGGGGCGCCAACCCCGACCGGCAGGGCGAATTTGCCGCTACGCTGGCCGAATACAGCGTGGCCGCCACCAACACCGTCAACCACTTCAACCCGGTGGTGCTGGACATGGGTGCCCAGCGCGTGCTGGTGGACACCGGGCGCGGCGGCGCGAACGGGCAGCTGGTGGCCAACCTCCGCCGCGCCGGCATAGACCCAGCCAGCATCACGACCGTGTTTATCACCCACGGGCACGGCGACCACATCGGCGGGCTGACCACGAACGGCGCACCCACCTTTGCCAATGCCCAGCATGTGATGGGCGAGGCGGAATACCGCTTCTGGGCCAGCCAGGCCAGCCCCAGCGCGTCGGTGCAGGCCAACCTGATCGCCCTGAAAGACAGGTTCCGGCTGATTCAGGCCGGCCAGGAGATTGTGCCGGGCGTAACCAGCGTGGCCACCCCGGGCCACACTGCCGGGCACCTGAGCGTGCTGGCCGGCAGCGGCGCGAATGGCGTGATGGTGCTGGGCGACGCCGCCGGCCACTTTCTGCTGTCCCTGAAGCATCAGGGCGCCTACATTGGCTTTGACACCGACGGCGCGCAGGCCGCGCGCACCCGGCAGGTCATCTTTGACCGCATTGCCACCGAGAAGCTGTGGGTCACGGGGTACCACTTCCCCTTCCACGCCATCGGCCACCTGCGCCGCCTGAATGCCCGTTCGTATGAGTATGAACCGACGGTGTGGAACTGGAGCTAA